A window from Patescibacteria group bacterium encodes these proteins:
- a CDS encoding thiamine pyrophosphate-dependent enzyme, with the protein MNHKYKNPFNHLLAPGHRGCAGCGELLAARHVINALGKDTIVVSATGCLEVTTTPYPESSWKVPWIHSLFENAPSVASGILTTLEAKGDNKTNVAVFAGDGATFDIGFGALSGLWTRHENIIYVCFDNEAYMNTGNQYSGATPFGAATMTTPPDTTVFGNEFIKKDIPAIAAAHGVPYIATSTIGFPEDITAKIKKALTFTGPKYIQILVGCVPGWGYESELTVSLCRLAAQSGHYPIFEMENGKITKVMKIPQNPPKVEEYLRPQKRFSHLFKTNNGKKQIATLQRMAEENIKKYNLK; encoded by the coding sequence ATGAATCATAAATATAAAAACCCCTTCAACCATCTTCTTGCTCCGGGACATCGCGGATGCGCCGGCTGCGGAGAACTTTTAGCTGCACGACACGTAATAAACGCTCTGGGAAAAGATACGATTGTTGTCTCCGCCACCGGATGTTTAGAGGTCACGACAACTCCATATCCGGAATCATCCTGGAAAGTTCCGTGGATTCATTCTCTTTTTGAAAATGCCCCGTCAGTCGCTTCGGGAATTTTAACCACGCTCGAGGCCAAGGGAGACAATAAAACCAATGTCGCAGTCTTTGCCGGTGATGGCGCAACTTTTGACATTGGCTTTGGCGCTCTTTCCGGTCTTTGGACGCGCCACGAAAACATTATTTATGTTTGTTTTGATAATGAAGCATATATGAATACTGGTAACCAATATTCCGGCGCGACTCCCTTTGGCGCGGCAACAATGACCACCCCTCCTGACACAACCGTTTTTGGCAATGAGTTTATAAAAAAAGATATTCCCGCGATTGCCGCAGCGCACGGCGTTCCTTATATCGCAACTTCTACTATTGGTTTCCCTGAAGACATTACGGCAAAAATAAAAAAAGCGCTCACTTTCACCGGTCCGAAATACATCCAAATTTTAGTCGGCTGTGTTCCGGGCTGGGGATATGAATCTGAATTAACTGTTTCACTTTGCCGCCTTGCAGCTCAATCCGGCCACTATCCAATTTTTGAAATGGAAAACGGGAAAATAACGAAAGTGATGAAAATTCCGCAAAACCCGCCGAAGGTGGAAGAATATTTACGACCACAAAAAAGATTTTCCCATCTTTTCAAAACTAACAATGGTAAAAAACAAATCGCCACTTTGCAAAGAATGGCCGAAGAAAATATTAAAAAATACAATTTGAAATAA
- a CDS encoding HD domain-containing protein, translating to MLENMEKNRTAIYETRLGEFRGKLEAEPSLGFAKELLVAFPKSEIYLVGGAVRDAAQGVGKQKDFDFVVRGVSAENLEKFLSERGEVVLVGRNFGVYKFMPAGFKLEEAIDVALPRTEHSLGAGGGYRDFEVQSNPEMAVEEDLARRDFTVNAMALDLKNGKLVDPFHGLEDLGAKVLRAVGKPEERFREDYSRMLRALRFATQFGFEIEGKTFIAIQDMMKHINDERVRAGKKERVIPYETVAKELLKAFWHNPVRALDLYERSGALYELMPELFSMRGCPQPPHFHSEGDVWTHTRMALGNLYSERFKKQFGEERPSAEVVMAVLFHDLGKPLTIKTPERDGTDRIRFDGHDEAGARAAEEICRRLKLDSLPEESTLRVEPKKVGQMIGKHMLLLQGEIEGMKPSTIEKYFFNPNFPGDGLLQLTFVDALATIPEVGEPDLENFYAMQKRIEGLRALVKEKNRLPKPVLNGDEIMKRLKIKPGKKVGELIMVLREAQLSGQVGAEDDPVEERKKKGFDVLKKYLEEYK from the coding sequence ATGTTAGAAAATATGGAAAAAAATCGGACAGCAATTTATGAAACAAGACTCGGGGAGTTCCGCGGGAAATTAGAAGCGGAGCCTAGTCTTGGTTTTGCCAAAGAATTGTTGGTAGCTTTTCCTAAAAGTGAAATATATCTCGTCGGCGGAGCAGTGAGGGACGCGGCGCAGGGTGTGGGGAAACAGAAAGATTTTGATTTTGTCGTGCGCGGTGTTTCCGCGGAAAATTTAGAGAAATTTTTGTCCGAACGCGGAGAAGTGGTTTTGGTTGGTAGAAATTTTGGCGTATATAAATTTATGCCAGCAGGATTTAAATTAGAAGAAGCAATTGACGTTGCTCTGCCGCGGACAGAACATTCTCTTGGAGCCGGCGGCGGCTATCGGGATTTTGAAGTCCAATCCAATCCAGAAATGGCCGTGGAGGAAGATCTGGCGCGGCGTGATTTTACGGTAAATGCCATGGCTTTAGATTTGAAAAATGGAAAATTGGTTGATCCCTTCCACGGATTGGAAGATTTAGGGGCAAAAGTATTGCGGGCCGTGGGAAAACCGGAAGAAAGATTTAGGGAAGATTATTCCAGAATGCTCCGGGCATTGCGTTTTGCCACCCAGTTTGGTTTTGAAATTGAAGGAAAAACTTTTATAGCCATTCAGGATATGATGAAGCATATAAATGATGAACGAGTGCGCGCTGGAAAAAAAGAAAGAGTAATCCCTTACGAAACTGTAGCCAAAGAATTACTTAAGGCTTTTTGGCACAATCCTGTCCGGGCGCTTGATTTATACGAGCGAAGCGGCGCGCTTTATGAATTAATGCCAGAATTATTTTCTATGCGCGGTTGTCCACAACCGCCGCATTTTCATTCAGAAGGAGATGTTTGGACTCATACTAGAATGGCTCTGGGGAATCTTTATTCCGAAAGATTTAAAAAACAGTTTGGCGAAGAGCGTCCAAGCGCGGAAGTGGTGATGGCTGTGTTGTTTCATGATTTGGGCAAGCCTTTAACTATAAAGACGCCGGAACGCGATGGTACTGACCGCATTCGTTTTGATGGTCATGATGAGGCTGGGGCAAGAGCGGCGGAAGAAATTTGTCGACGGTTAAAATTAGATAGTTTGCCGGAAGAGTCAACGCTCAGAGTCGAACCGAAAAAAGTCGGGCAGATGATTGGAAAACATATGTTGCTTTTGCAGGGAGAGATTGAAGGAATGAAACCGAGCACAATTGAAAAATATTTTTTCAACCCTAATTTTCCTGGGGATGGTTTATTGCAATTAACATTTGTTGACGCCCTGGCCACGATTCCCGAAGTTGGCGAACCTGATTTGGAGAATTTTTACGCAATGCAAAAAAGAATTGAGGGGCTAAGGGCTTTGGTTAAAGAAAAAAATAGATTGCCTAAGCCGGTTTTGAATGGAGATGAAATAATGAAGCGACTTAAAATAAAACCCGGCAAAAAGGTGGGAGAGTTGATTATGGTTTTACGCGAAGCTCAGCTTTCCGGACAAGTTGGCGCGGAGGATGATCCAGTTGAAGAGAGAAAGAAAAAAGGATTTGATGTTTTAAAAAAATATTTAGAAGAGTATAAATAA
- the uvrA gene encoding excinuclease ABC subunit UvrA, with the protein MPNKIIVSGARVHNLKNISVEIPKNKFVVITGLSGSGKSSLAFDTIYAEGQRRYAESLSSYARQFLGVMDKPAVDEITGLSPTIAIDQRTVSHNPRSTVGTITEIYDYLRLLYSTAGIPHCPKCGVELIKQTSKQISEKILSLFPSKEIIIIAPLKDGQNNLKRILEKIERAGYSRVRIDGVFYDLAAIKNQNFEDKKINLEVVVDRIVINSNKKQLASIVDTALELGDGVVTVFEPSAERDLVFSQIFICPKCGYEMKELELRSFSFNSPYGACPACSGLGTTSKIDPMLVIPNLRLTLAEGAVKPWIKISGGASGQLKTLGLLAPKYGFSLDVPIKDLKKEQLNYVLQGIPGTDYEGAIPNLEKKYKETDSDYVRKEIENYMRTEICPSCHGARLKPEVLAVTFSGKSIAELAAMSVGQIEEFFGSLGKQKTPLGARELKIATPVVKEILGRIKNINNVGLGYLTLDRAVATLSGGEAQRLRLASQIGSSLSGIIYVLDEPSIGLHSRDNTKLIETLQKLKSLDNTIIVVEHDEATILSADYVLDIGPGAGEYGGEVVGKGTPEEIKKNKKSLTGLYLSGKQKIDVPKNYRKGNGKFLTITGAAEHNLKNIDVKIPLGKFVCVTGVSGSGKSTLITEILSKALTRAFYHTKDLPGKHKEIKGIDLLDKVITIDQSPIGRTPRSNPATYTGVFTYIRDLFTENQEAKMKGYDAGKFSFNVKGGGRCETCGGEGAVKIEMQFLPDVYVECEECHGKRYNAESLEIHYKGKNIADILGMTVLEARQFFKDVPAIYEKLQILANVGLGYMRLGQPATTLSGGEAQRIKLATELSRRATGKTLYILDEPTTGLHFDDIKKLLVVLNQLVDKGNSVLIIEHNLDVIKCADWVLDLGPEGGDCGGYLVAQGTPREIVKSKKSYTGQYLKKMKI; encoded by the coding sequence ATGCCGAATAAAATTATAGTCAGCGGGGCGCGTGTCCACAATCTGAAAAATATCAGTGTGGAAATTCCTAAAAATAAATTTGTTGTTATCACCGGTCTTTCTGGATCGGGAAAATCGTCGCTGGCTTTTGACACAATTTATGCCGAGGGCCAACGCCGTTACGCCGAAAGTCTTTCCTCTTATGCCAGACAATTTTTGGGTGTGATGGATAAACCAGCGGTCGATGAAATCACTGGCCTTTCTCCAACTATCGCGATTGATCAGCGCACCGTTTCCCACAACCCCCGCTCCACAGTCGGCACAATCACGGAAATTTACGATTATTTAAGACTTCTCTATTCCACGGCTGGCATTCCTCATTGTCCAAAATGCGGGGTGGAACTTATAAAACAAACTTCAAAACAAATTTCCGAAAAAATATTATCACTCTTCCCGAGCAAGGAAATTATTATTATAGCTCCATTAAAAGATGGCCAAAATAATTTAAAGCGCATCCTGGAAAAAATAGAACGCGCCGGATATTCTCGCGTCAGGATTGATGGAGTTTTTTACGACCTCGCCGCCATAAAAAATCAAAATTTCGAAGACAAAAAAATAAATCTGGAAGTTGTTGTCGACAGAATCGTTATTAACTCCAATAAAAAACAACTGGCTAGTATAGTTGATACCGCGCTGGAGCTTGGCGATGGCGTAGTTACCGTTTTCGAACCATCCGCGGAACGCGATCTGGTTTTCAGCCAAATTTTTATTTGTCCGAAATGCGGTTATGAAATGAAAGAACTCGAACTTCGAAGTTTTTCTTTTAACAGCCCGTACGGCGCTTGTCCCGCTTGCTCGGGATTAGGCACAACTTCAAAAATTGATCCAATGCTCGTAATTCCAAATCTCCGATTAACTTTAGCAGAGGGTGCCGTGAAGCCTTGGATAAAAATTTCCGGTGGCGCTTCCGGACAATTAAAAACCCTCGGCCTTTTGGCTCCGAAATATGGTTTTTCTCTTGACGTACCAATCAAAGATTTAAAAAAAGAGCAATTAAACTACGTACTCCAGGGCATTCCCGGGACGGATTACGAAGGCGCGATTCCAAATCTCGAAAAAAAATATAAAGAAACCGATTCTGATTATGTTAGAAAGGAAATTGAAAATTATATGCGGACAGAAATCTGTCCCTCCTGCCACGGAGCGCGGTTAAAACCGGAGGTGCTGGCCGTAACCTTCAGTGGCAAATCCATCGCTGAACTCGCGGCGATGTCGGTCGGGCAAATAGAAGAATTTTTTGGAAGCCTCGGCAAGCAAAAAACGCCGCTCGGAGCGCGTGAGCTAAAAATTGCCACTCCTGTCGTAAAAGAAATCCTGGGTCGAATTAAAAATATTAATAACGTCGGTTTAGGATATTTGACGCTTGATCGAGCCGTCGCCACGCTCTCGGGCGGTGAAGCGCAACGGCTACGCCTAGCCAGCCAAATCGGTTCCTCACTTTCCGGCATTATTTATGTTCTAGATGAACCATCAATTGGATTGCACTCACGCGACAATACAAAACTTATTGAGACATTACAAAAATTAAAATCTCTTGATAATACCATTATTGTTGTTGAACATGATGAAGCAACAATTCTTTCAGCTGATTATGTTTTAGATATCGGTCCTGGCGCTGGGGAATATGGCGGCGAGGTCGTGGGGAAAGGAACGCCCGAAGAAATTAAGAAAAACAAAAAATCACTGACCGGCCTTTACCTTTCCGGAAAACAAAAAATTGATGTTCCTAAAAATTATCGCAAAGGAAATGGAAAATTTTTGACTATCACTGGCGCGGCGGAACATAATCTAAAAAATATTGACGTTAAAATTCCCTTGGGAAAATTTGTCTGTGTTACGGGTGTTTCTGGCTCCGGAAAATCAACTTTAATCACGGAAATTTTAAGTAAAGCTTTAACCCGTGCCTTTTACCATACAAAAGATTTGCCCGGCAAACACAAGGAAATTAAAGGAATCGATTTATTGGATAAAGTCATCACGATCGACCAATCGCCCATCGGCCGCACGCCTCGTTCCAACCCGGCGACTTATACCGGAGTTTTTACTTACATTCGCGATCTTTTTACGGAAAATCAGGAAGCAAAAATGAAGGGGTATGACGCGGGAAAATTTAGTTTCAACGTTAAAGGCGGTGGACGCTGCGAAACCTGCGGCGGCGAAGGTGCCGTAAAAATTGAAATGCAATTTCTACCTGATGTTTATGTAGAATGCGAAGAATGCCACGGTAAACGTTATAATGCCGAATCTTTGGAAATTCATTACAAAGGAAAAAATATCGCCGATATTTTGGGAATGACCGTTCTTGAAGCCAGACAATTTTTTAAAGACGTTCCGGCCATTTATGAAAAACTTCAAATTTTAGCGAATGTCGGCTTGGGGTATATGCGCCTCGGTCAGCCGGCCACCACTCTTTCTGGCGGTGAGGCACAAAGAATTAAGTTGGCCACAGAACTTTCTCGAAGAGCAACTGGTAAAACTCTTTATATTCTTGACGAACCGACAACCGGCCTGCATTTTGACGATATTAAAAAACTCTTAGTGGTTTTGAATCAATTAGTTGATAAGGGAAATAGCGTTCTGATTATTGAACATAATCTTGATGTGATTAAATGCGCCGACTGGGTTTTAGATCTTGGACCTGAAGGCGGCGACTGCGGCGGCTATCTTGTGGCCCAAGGCACGCCCCGAGAAATTGTTAAATCTAAAAAATCTTATACCGGCCAATATCTGAAAAAAATGAAAATTTAA
- a CDS encoding endonuclease Q family protein, which translates to MRYISDLHIHSKYSRACSPRLVPEIIAEWCRKKGVDIVSCADFTHPKWFAELKSKLKSAGNGLYELVEDKTQQTRPIYFFISTEVSCIYSKGGKCRRLHIIIFAPTLEVAAKINEKLGTLGKLASDGRPILGLDAKKLAEIVFEIDERCMIIPAHAWTPWFAIFGSKSGFDSMEECFDELTPKIYAIETGLSSDPAMNWRLKKLDKITLVSHSDAHSPENIGREADVFEIGDGVKNFYDEICRIIREKDKKKFLYTVEFYPEEGMYHIDGHRACKIRMMPEETRKRKGICPVCGRPVTIGVMNRVEELADRPEGEQPESAIDYKSLVGLDDTIAEALGVFGRKTKAVNREYENLILKGGSEFRVLLDLSYEELAKITLPEIVEAIRRNREGKVKIEPGYDGVYGTVRLFNDKEKKQIKQEKLF; encoded by the coding sequence ATGCGCTACATCAGCGATTTACATATTCACTCAAAGTATTCCCGGGCTTGTTCGCCGCGACTGGTGCCGGAAATTATTGCGGAATGGTGTCGAAAAAAAGGAGTGGACATTGTTTCGTGCGCCGATTTTACTCATCCAAAATGGTTTGCTGAACTTAAAAGTAAATTAAAATCGGCGGGCAATGGGTTATATGAATTAGTGGAAGACAAAACCCAGCAGACGCGACCGATTTATTTTTTTATTTCTACTGAAGTAAGTTGTATTTATTCAAAAGGTGGAAAATGCCGACGGTTGCACATTATTATTTTCGCGCCAACGCTTGAAGTCGCGGCAAAAATTAATGAAAAATTAGGAACGCTTGGGAAATTGGCTTCTGATGGCCGGCCGATTTTGGGGTTGGATGCCAAAAAACTTGCAGAAATTGTTTTTGAAATTGACGAGCGATGCATGATAATTCCGGCGCACGCTTGGACCCCGTGGTTTGCAATTTTTGGATCCAAATCGGGATTTGATTCGATGGAAGAATGCTTTGATGAGCTCACGCCAAAAATTTACGCGATAGAAACCGGGCTCTCTTCAGATCCGGCGATGAATTGGCGATTGAAAAAATTAGACAAGATTACTTTGGTATCACACTCGGACGCGCACTCGCCGGAAAATATCGGACGCGAGGCAGACGTTTTTGAAATTGGTGATGGCGTGAAAAATTTCTATGATGAAATTTGTCGGATCATTAGAGAAAAAGATAAGAAAAAATTTTTGTACACAGTAGAATTTTATCCCGAAGAGGGGATGTACCATATTGACGGGCATCGGGCTTGTAAAATTAGAATGATGCCAGAAGAAACGCGAAAGCGAAAAGGGATTTGTCCGGTTTGCGGCCGGCCGGTAACGATTGGGGTGATGAATCGGGTGGAAGAATTGGCCGATCGTCCGGAAGGTGAGCAGCCGGAGAGCGCGATTGATTATAAAAGTTTAGTTGGTTTGGACGACACGATTGCCGAGGCGCTTGGAGTTTTTGGCAGAAAGACAAAAGCTGTTAATCGGGAGTATGAAAATTTAATTTTAAAAGGGGGTAGCGAGTTTCGGGTACTTTTGGACTTATCTTATGAAGAATTAGCAAAAATTACATTGCCGGAAATTGTTGAGGCCATTAGGCGGAATCGCGAAGGAAAAGTAAAAATTGAGCCGGGCTACGACGGTGTATATGGAACAGTAAGACTTTTTAATGATAAAGAGAAGAAACAAATAAAACAAGAAAAACTTTTTTAG
- the rplS gene encoding 50S ribosomal protein L19, with amino-acid sequence MAEETKEIQKEEVKRAELPALKPGQTIRVHQQIKEVEMTEEKGKAKTKERKRVQIFEGIIIKKSGTGIGATITVRKISNGVGVEKIFPVNLPTIVKIEPVKQAKVKRSKLYFLRSYNKRLKEVAA; translated from the coding sequence ATGGCAGAAGAAACAAAAGAAATTCAAAAAGAAGAAGTTAAAAGAGCGGAATTGCCCGCGTTAAAACCGGGTCAGACCATCCGTGTCCATCAACAGATTAAAGAAGTTGAGATGACCGAAGAAAAGGGGAAGGCAAAAACTAAGGAAAGAAAAAGAGTACAGATTTTTGAAGGAATTATTATCAAAAAAAGTGGCACGGGAATAGGCGCCACAATCACTGTCAGAAAAATTTCTAACGGCGTTGGTGTAGAAAAAATTTTTCCTGTTAATTTGCCAACAATCGTTAAAATTGAACCGGTGAAACAGGCCAAGGTCAAAAGGTCAAAACTTTATTTTCTCCGCAGTTACAATAAGAGGCTTAAAGAAGTAGCGGCGTAA
- a CDS encoding archease, with translation MKKYEILEHTTDLKIRAFGKTKEELFLNMLNGMFFGAGAKTENQEFTPRKIKIKSADEQSLLVDFLSEVLAQSDINNEAYLEVKFEKLAKTELEAKIFGVPVKSFGIEIKAVTYHGLEIKKNSGGWEATVLFDI, from the coding sequence ATGAAAAAATACGAAATATTAGAACATACGACAGATCTGAAAATTAGGGCTTTTGGTAAGACAAAAGAAGAGCTATTTTTGAATATGTTAAACGGAATGTTTTTTGGTGCCGGAGCAAAAACAGAAAATCAGGAATTTACGCCTCGAAAAATAAAAATTAAGTCGGCCGACGAGCAAAGTTTGCTCGTAGATTTTTTAAGTGAAGTGTTGGCGCAAAGTGATATAAATAACGAAGCATATCTTGAAGTAAAATTTGAGAAATTGGCTAAGACAGAACTCGAGGCGAAAATCTTCGGTGTCCCAGTTAAAAGTTTTGGCATAGAAATAAAAGCCGTGACTTATCACGGATTGGAAATTAAAAAAAATAGTGGAGGTTGGGAGGCGACGGTGCTTTTTGACATTTAA
- a CDS encoding RtcB family protein has protein sequence MFDKSNFKKISNQLWEISKDFRSDMRVPARIYASEKMLEGILEDRSVDQLINVATLPGILKYALAMPDIHEGYGFPIGGVAAMDVKRGVISPGGVGYDINCGVRLLASSFLHSELVPHLVDLANQISRDVPSGVGRGGRLILKEKEVDEILEGGSVKVVAQGYGEKNDLEKTEEGGCLKGADASLVSARAKGRGRDQLGTLGSGNHFLEIQRVEKIFLPEVAKIFGMRENQITVMIHTGSRGLGHQVATDYVRLMDAKLPSWKIELPDRELASAPLDSEEGQRYFKAMAAAANFAWANRQMITELVRRAWEKVLSHKISGKYNLDLVYDVAHNIAKFEEHEIDGEKVKVCLHRKGATRAFGPGREELPEIYRETGQPVLIPGSMGTASYVMVGTDVAMAESFGSTCHGAGRRMSRAESRRRVSGQTLKKELEAQGIIVRCASLSGLTEEAPLAYKDIDEVVEVVHRAGLAKKVARLVPLAVIKGE, from the coding sequence ATGTTTGATAAATCAAATTTTAAAAAAATCAGCAATCAACTTTGGGAGATTTCGAAAGATTTTCGTTCTGACATGCGCGTGCCGGCGAGAATTTATGCGAGCGAAAAAATGTTGGAGGGAATTTTAGAAGACCGGTCGGTGGATCAGTTGATTAATGTGGCAACTCTGCCGGGAATTTTAAAATACGCTCTAGCCATGCCCGATATTCATGAAGGTTATGGTTTTCCGATTGGTGGAGTGGCTGCGATGGATGTGAAACGCGGAGTGATTTCGCCGGGAGGAGTGGGTTATGATATTAACTGCGGCGTGCGACTTCTGGCCAGCTCTTTTTTGCATAGTGAACTCGTGCCGCATTTAGTTGATTTAGCAAATCAAATTTCTCGCGATGTTCCCTCTGGCGTTGGCCGCGGTGGGAGATTGATTTTAAAAGAAAAAGAAGTGGATGAAATTTTAGAAGGCGGATCAGTAAAAGTGGTGGCGCAAGGTTATGGAGAAAAAAATGATTTGGAAAAAACGGAAGAAGGTGGATGTTTGAAAGGGGCGGATGCGAGCTTGGTGAGTGCTCGCGCGAAAGGTCGTGGGCGAGATCAACTTGGTACCCTTGGTTCGGGAAATCATTTTTTAGAAATTCAACGAGTGGAAAAAATTTTTTTGCCCGAAGTTGCTAAAATTTTTGGCATGCGCGAAAATCAAATTACGGTGATGATTCATACTGGTTCGCGCGGGCTTGGTCATCAGGTCGCGACTGATTACGTGCGTCTTATGGATGCCAAATTACCGTCATGGAAAATAGAGTTACCAGACCGAGAACTTGCCTCGGCGCCGCTTGACTCGGAAGAAGGACAAAGGTATTTTAAAGCCATGGCCGCGGCCGCCAATTTTGCCTGGGCTAACCGTCAAATGATTACAGAATTAGTTCGGCGAGCTTGGGAAAAAGTTTTGAGTCATAAAATCAGCGGCAAATATAATTTAGATTTAGTTTACGACGTGGCTCATAATATCGCGAAATTTGAAGAGCATGAAATTGATGGGGAAAAAGTAAAAGTTTGTTTGCATCGGAAGGGGGCGACGAGAGCTTTCGGTCCCGGGCGAGAAGAGTTGCCAGAAATTTATCGAGAGACTGGTCAGCCGGTTTTAATCCCTGGAAGCATGGGCACGGCTTCGTATGTTATGGTAGGAACTGATGTGGCGATGGCCGAGTCTTTCGGTTCAACTTGCCATGGCGCCGGCCGGAGAATGTCGCGGGCCGAGTCGCGACGGCGAGTCAGTGGCCAAACTTTAAAAAAAGAATTAGAAGCGCAAGGAATTATCGTCCGCTGTGCTTCACTTTCCGGGCTCACCGAAGAAGCACCTTTAGCATACAAAGATATAGATGAAGTGGTGGAAGTAGTCCACCGGGCGGGTCTTGCAAAAAAAGTAGCGCGCCTCGTGCCGCTCGCGGTTATAAAAGGAGAGTAA
- a CDS encoding RNA pseudouridine synthase: MSGQEPKIIYEDKDILVVEKPAGLEVASEKEKDEPTMVDWLVEKYPSIAKVGPDPARPGIVHRLDKSASGLLLVAKTEAAFELLTKQFKERMVKKEYTVLVHGELTQDEGIIEFPIARANSGRFAALPLGSETGRMAITEYEATERFKNFTLLKVRIKTGRTHQIRVHLFALGYPVVGDKLYRPRKIKEPVLPRLFLHASKIIFTDFNGEQQEFKSDLPAELKKFLSVIK, translated from the coding sequence ATGTCAGGGCAAGAACCAAAAATTATATACGAAGATAAGGATATCTTGGTGGTGGAAAAGCCGGCCGGTCTTGAAGTCGCTTCAGAAAAAGAAAAAGATGAGCCGACCATGGTTGATTGGCTGGTAGAAAAATATCCCAGTATTGCTAAGGTTGGTCCAGATCCGGCGCGTCCGGGAATTGTCCACCGCCTGGATAAAAGCGCTTCAGGTTTACTCCTTGTCGCCAAGACCGAAGCAGCCTTTGAATTACTAACCAAACAATTTAAAGAGAGAATGGTAAAAAAAGAATACACAGTTTTGGTACATGGGGAATTAACGCAGGACGAAGGAATAATAGAATTCCCCATTGCTCGTGCGAATTCTGGCCGCTTTGCCGCTCTGCCCTTGGGTTCTGAAACTGGGCGAATGGCTATTACTGAGTATGAAGCTACGGAACGATTTAAAAATTTTACTTTGCTCAAGGTGCGAATCAAGACTGGCAGAACACATCAAATCAGAGTGCATCTTTTCGCTCTGGGATACCCGGTAGTTGGCGACAAACTTTACCGCCCCCGGAAAATTAAAGAGCCGGTATTGCCTCGGTTATTTTTGCATGCGTCAAAAATTATTTTTACAGATTTCAATGGCGAACAGCAAGAATTTAAAAGTGATTTACCCGCAGAACTAAAAAAATTTTTGTCAGTTATAAAATAG
- the gmk gene encoding guanylate kinase, translated as MINPKIKKTIFFIISGPSGAGEDSVIEGLSKKIKFKRVVTTVTRAKRPGETEGRPYHFVTVPKFKKMIKNKEFWEWARVYGDHRGVTHEELDRLSRKKILALWKVDYQGVETIKKKKPEVLSIFIYPPSLAVLEKRLARRGQDSPEVIKKRMPFTKRWLKHRRGYDYIIVNRENKLGETVDRVFRILIQNLKEKA; from the coding sequence ATGATTAACCCAAAAATTAAAAAAACTATTTTTTTTATTATCTCTGGACCGTCGGGGGCGGGTGAAGATTCCGTGATTGAAGGTTTGAGCAAGAAGATAAAATTCAAGCGAGTGGTTACGACAGTAACGAGAGCCAAAAGGCCGGGTGAAACAGAGGGGAGACCATATCATTTTGTTACGGTTCCAAAATTTAAAAAGATGATTAAAAATAAAGAATTTTGGGAGTGGGCGCGGGTTTATGGAGATCATAGAGGAGTTACTCACGAAGAGCTTGATAGGTTGTCGCGGAAGAAAATATTGGCGCTTTGGAAAGTTGATTATCAGGGCGTAGAAACGATCAAGAAAAAAAAGCCAGAAGTTTTGTCCATTTTTATTTATCCGCCGTCGCTCGCCGTTTTAGAAAAAAGATTAGCAAGAAGGGGCCAAGATTCGCCTGAAGTTATAAAGAAAAGGATGCCTTTCACTAAAAGGTGGCTAAAACATCGCCGCGGTTATGATTATATTATAGTAAATAGAGAAAATAAGCTGGGAGAAACAGTTGATCGAGTTTTTCGGATTTTAATTCAGAATTTAAAGGAAAAGGCGTAA